Proteins encoded together in one Cicer arietinum cultivar CDC Frontier isolate Library 1 chromosome 4, Cicar.CDCFrontier_v2.0, whole genome shotgun sequence window:
- the LOC101508453 gene encoding protein NRT1/ PTR FAMILY 5.2-like, with product MEMEEGRNTNEYTQDGSVDLTGKSILRSNIGGWKACSFLVVYGIFERMAFYGISSNLFVYLTKKLHQGTVTSSNNVTNWIGTIFITPILGAYIADDHLGRYWTFVISSLIYLSGMCLLTLTVSLPSLKPPECHETDVTKCKEASTQQLVVFYVALYTLAVGTGGTKPNISTIGADQFDDFDPKEKTLKLSFFNWWMSCFVIGSLFAFTVIVYIQDNVGWTLGYAFPTIGFAISIITFLAGTPFYRHKLIKGSPFTSMAKVFFAALRKWKVVVPNDPKELYELSLEQYAKKGKIKIELTQTFRFLNKACVESGSSTCSEWMLCTITQVEETKQILSLIPIWVATFIPSAMIAQINTLFVKQGTTLDRSIGNFNIPPSSLAAFTVLTMIITYILYESFFVKIMQKLTNNPRGITLLQRISIGFIIHILIMIIAYLTEKHRLNVAKEHGVVENKRLVPLSIFILAPQFILMGMAEALLEAAKIEFFYDQAPESMKSLGTSYSLTTTGIGSFLSTFLLSIVSHITEEHGHHQGWIKNNLNASHLDYYYGFLAILNIMNFMFFMVVSKSYVYRAEVSDSLKVIQTKLTEKIGSK from the exons ATGGAAATGGAAGAAGGTAGGAATACAAATGAGTACACACAAGATGGAAGTGTGGATCTTACTGGAAAATCAATTCTTAGATCCAATATAGGTGGTTGGAAAGCTTGCTCATTCCTAGTTG TGTATGGAATATTTGAAAGAATGGCTTTCTATGGGATATCAtcaaatttatttgtatatttgacAAAGAAACTTCACCAAGGAACTGTTACCTCTTCAAACAATGTCACCAATTGGATTGGCACCATTTTCATTACTCCAATATTAGGAGCTTACATTGCTGATGATCACCTTGGCCGCTATTGGACTTTTGTCATTTCCTCCCTTATCTATTTATCC GGAATGTGTCTGCTAACACTAACTGTTTCCCTTCCAAGCTTAAAGCCACCTGAATGTCATGAAACAGATGTTACAAAATGCAAGGAAGCTTCAACACAACAGCTAGTTGTATTCTATGTTGCACTCTACACTCTAGCAGTGGGAACAGGTGGAACCAAACCCAACATTTCAACCATTGGTGCTGACcaatttgatgattttgatcCTAAAGAAAAGACACTTAAGCTTTCATTCTTTAATTGGTGGATGTCTTGCTTTGTCATTGGATCTTTGTTTGCATTTACAGTTATAGTTTATATTCAAGATAATGTTGGATGGACTCTTGGTTATGCTTTTCCAACTATTGGATTTGCAATATCAATCATCACATTCTTGGCAGGCACACCTTTCTATAGACATAAATTGATCAAAGGAAGTCCTTTTACTAGCATGGCTAAGGTCTTTTTTGCAGCTCTAAGAAAATGGAAGGTAGTTGTTCCTAATGACCCTAAAGAACTTTATGAGCTTAGTTTGGAACAGTATGCAAAGAAAGGGAAAATCAAGATTGAACTGACTCAAACATTCAG ATTCCTTAATAAGGCATGTGTGGAAAGTGGTTCAAGTACTTGTAGTGAATGGATGCTATGCACAATAACACAAGTAGAAGAGACCAAACAAATCCTTAGCTTAATCCCTATTTGGGTTGCAACCTTTATTCCAAGTGCAATGATTGCTCAAATAAATACCCTTTTTGTGAAGCAAGGAACTACTCTTGATAGATCCATTGGTAACTTCAATATTCCTCCTTCAAGTTTAGCTGCATTTACAGTTTTGACCATGATCATCACATACATACTCTATGAAAGTTTCTTTGTCAAGATTATGCAAAAGTTGACTAACAATCCAAGAGGAATCACTCTCCTTcaaagaataagcataggatTCATAATCCACATTTTGATAATGATAATTGCATATTTAACTGAAAAACATAGACTTAATGTTGCAAAAGAACATGGTGTAGTCGAAAACAAAAGGTTGGTTCCATTGAGCATATTCATTTTAGCTCCTCAATTTATACTTATGGGAATGGCGGAAGCCCTTTTAGAGGCCGCGAAAATTGAGTTTTTCTATGATCAAGCACCAGAAAGTATGAAGAGTCTCGGAACTTCGTATTCGTTGACTACTACTGGCATTGGTAGCTTTTTAAGCACTTTTCTTCTCTCAATAGTTTCACACATCACTGAGGAACATGGTCACCATCAAGGGTGGATAAAGAACAACTTGAATGCTTCTCATCTTGATTATTACTATGGATTTTTGGCAATACTAAATATCATGAACTTTATGTTCTTTATGGTTGTTTCAAAGTCCTATGTATATAGAGCTGAAGTTTCAGATTCTTTGAAAGTGATTCAAACAAAATTGACAGAGAAGATAGGTTCAAAGTAA